In a single window of the Octopus sinensis linkage group LG1, ASM634580v1, whole genome shotgun sequence genome:
- the LOC115218869 gene encoding fatty acid synthase isoform X1, with translation MPARMFDNPSVGEGTKNGPVNEISEFYCSDEVIISGVSGRLPESSNIAEFRENLINGIDMITEDDRRWKPGLYDLPRRSGKLKELDKFDAAFFGIPPKQADAMEPQLRMLLEVSYESLIDAGIDPYSIRGSRTGVFIGASESEAHQAWSVDPESTVGYHMTGCARSMFANRLSFYFDFKGPSFVIDTACSSSLLAMDQALMSIRMGLCDAALVGGTSLCLKPTTSLQFKKLNMVSEDGCSKSFDASANGYVRSEAVVVIFLQKAKNAKRIYATLVHSKNNADGNKERGITFPSGEVQKKLITEVYSEAGVDPKNVAYVEAHGTGTQAGDPQELNTIADVFCKGRDGPLFVGSTKSNMGHPEPASGLAALAKVIIAMEDGMIPANLHYKEPNPEIPGLIDGRLKVVTERLRWNGGYVGINSFGFGGSNVHALLRSYPTEKPVPHPASDMARLVTFAGRTEQAIYDAMEIVKQRKHDVDFQALMQETILLSTNNKPYRGYAFLNMEDTEIRIEKCPPETRPIWFVFAGMGSQWPGMGKSLMKLDVFYSSIMKSDAVISPLGIKLSQILLEGDENIFHNALYSFVGIAAIQIALVDLLSAMGIKPDGIIGHSVGELGCGYADGSLTAEETILAAYWRGKCILDGGLPHGKMAAVGLTWKEAKEMCPEGVVPACHNAEDSVTISGAADLITNFIEELKAKDIFAREVQSSSVAFHSYYMKQIAPALQAALDKVIVPKLRTSRWISTSIPAEKWDTQLAKFSSASYHVNNLLNPVLFQEALQHVPSNAIVIEISPHCLLQAILKRTLNTKCVLVGLMKRKHVNNLEFFYSTLGKCFMAGMNFNPLKVYSPVSYPVSRGTGMLNSIFKWDHSETWAVPTNEQFLTSGSGKENCCVIECDISSEEAKDYYLVGHIIDGRVLFPATGYLVLAWRAFAKMLAAFYEQLPVQFDNITIHRATILPNAGKLKFEVSIMQITGEFEIVENGNLVASGRIRAVQDLRSDIANNINTDLLDVSEDLNKLEVYRVLHLRGYDYGPTFQGILKTNSFGNQGVLCWNKNWVTFLDTMLQMSVLRLPGKGLRLPTRIKSVYIDPTCHDDCCREVNDETKGIKVTINSDIDTCTAGGVEILGLHATVAPRRQMQSSPILETHTFVPNIMDLSKVDKQMDSYTKICSNLCQSILKRILTSTNVPNRSFLETQLKDFNDSVPDVESTDFLKSPHSGLLQMLMKVPNSSSLKSDNLEHLLSSFESELSADQLLTYVYNQGALKSCLDTVLENLFKNKIKVVEIDATQKNFSQRIISSFQSHPIVTTDYIRTVSEGEMDVDSEVTGIPILRWDPANPSSDILSNADLVIASNVLHKYKDINQVMANICHVLNSGKFLLLEEATQYSEIFTCLEMLSKDYSSVTSSRPNFFLTNEDLKECIKNAELEIVCHFTGPISDMYLLRKKVKPLVCQKLVIDDLEGSWFNDLKNLFLKCSTEDSFDRLWLVSSSTPLNGILGLVNCLVKEDSSNKIRCIFNASLAGTQLHLTDDLFEKLQSTDLLMNVFRDGQWGSMRHLPFLSGLAQISESNHAYINVMTRGDLSSLRWIESSLKYFNTKLSPNKQLCTVYYASLNFRDIMLASGKLPPDAIPGNLADQDCLLGIEFSGKSPQGKRIMGLLSAKGLATSVDADRDFLWEIPNSWTLEEAASVPVVYSTVYYALVVRGQIKKGDSILIHSGSGGVGQAAISVAHFFECEIYTTVGTEEKKKYLQERFPFLKDKHFSNSRDTSFEVDILRVTNGRGVDVVLNSLADEKLQASLRVLANHGRFLEIGKVDLSKNTPLGMSIFLKNITFHGILLDALFEPGNKDWKKVANLLAKGIKSGAVKPLKTTVFDKTDVEAAFRYMAQGKHIGKVLIKIRDEATEVEGSHPTVVRVPAISKTVCNPNKCYIITGGLGGFGLELAEWLIERGAYKLVLTSRSGIKTGYQARKVRLWKEKGINVQVSVRNIVKLEETSMLMKEANKIGPVGGIFHLAMVLSDSLMEEQTIESYQKVFAPKVIGTKHLDQASRELCKSSLEWFVVFSSVSCGRGNMGQSNYGFANSVMERICEKRHMDNLPGLAIQWGAIGDVGIVISSMGDNDTVIGGTLPQRLNSCFTVLEKFLNQSHPVVSSYVLAERNVSNDSQGDSKANFVESVKNILGIKDLSMIKSTTTLADLGLDSLMGVEIKQLLERDYDLNLSTREIRQLTMKKIQEISGCGSQSPSPSFQQPLLTNGITLYNLNQIIPLQNIISLNSVKSDERPFFIIHPLEGSAHCLKVLASYLKIPVYGLQCTATTPLESIESLASYYLQKIYEVQPKGPYRIGGYSFGAGLATEIVIQIEASKEKVENLVLLDGSHNYVAAHTFSHRVKTSQLNLLESQAMVAFSRQFIEVPYQTLIDHLVVLNNFEERAKKIVDLILLHNPLVKHRDEMIFAANVFHQLLLIAEAYKPSCKINTSVKLYRAKDTTHEFTRLGNDYGVKAVCSGDLSVDVMEGNHESFILGENAAVLGDLINKIYVSSL, from the exons TTAAAACCTACAACATCCCTACAGTTCAAGAAATTGAATATGGTTTCTGAGGATGGCTGTTCTAAATCCTTTGATGCATCAG CAAATGGTTATGTTCGTAGTGAAgctgttgttgtaatttttcttCAGAAAGCTAAAAATGCAAAACGTATTTATGCCACCCTTGTACATTCTAAAAACAATGCTGATGGCAATAAAGAAAGAG gtATTACATTTCCGTCAGGAGAGGTCCagaaaaaattaattacagaagTATATTCAGAAGCTGGAGTTGATCCTAAAAATGTGGCCTATGTTGAAGCACATGGTACTGGAACACAAGCAGGAGATCCTCAAGAACTCAACACCATTGCTGATGTATTTTGTAAAGGAAGAGATGGGCCACTGTTTGTTGGATCAACAAAATCTAACATGGGACACCCTGAACCTGCATCAG GTTTGGCTGCTTTAGCTAAAGTCATCATTGCTATGGAAGATGGAATGATTCCTGCAAACTTACATTATAAAGAACCAAATCCTGAAATTCCAGGTTTAATTGATGGTCGGTTGAAGGTGGTGACAGAAAGATTGCGCTGGAATGGTGGATATGTAGGAATCAATTCTTTTGGTTTTGGTGGATCAAACGTTCATGCTTTACTACGTTCCTACCCAACTGAAAAGCCTGTCCCACATCCTGCTTCTGACATGGCAAGATTGGTAACATTTGCTGGCCGTACTGAACAGGCTATATATGATGCCATGGAAATTGTCAAGCAAAGAAAGCATGATGTTGATTTCCAAGCCCTTATGCAAGAGACAATTTTACTCTCCACAAATAATAAACCTTACCGTGGATATGCTTTTCTTAATATGGAAGATACTGAAATACGTATTGAG aAATGTCCACCTGAAACCAGACCCATTTGGTTTGTATTTGCTGGAATGGGTTCACAATGGCCTGGAATGGGAAAAAGTCTCATGAAGCTTGATGTCTTCTACAGTTCTATTATGAAGTCTGATGCAGTGATTTCACCTCTTGGTATCAAACTAAGCCAAATTCTGCTTGAAggagatgaaaatatatttcacaatgcCTTGTATTCTTTTGTGGGAATTGCTGCTATCCAG ATTGCTCTGGTTGATCTTTTGAGTGCCATGGGAATAAAACCTGATGGCATTATTGGCCATTCTGTAGGAGAACTTGGTTGTGGTTATGCTGATGGATCATTGACTGCTGAAGAAACAATTTTAGCTGCTTATTGGCGAGGCAAATGTATTTTAGATGGTGGGTTACCTCATGGTAAAATGGCAGCTGTTg GTTTGACTTGGAAAGAAGCAAAGGAAATGTGTCCCGAAGGTGTAGTTCCAGCTTGTCACAATGCTGAGGATTCTGTTACAATTTCTGGTGCTGCTGACTTAATTACCAATTTCATTGAAGAACTAAAAGCTAAAGATATCTTTGCAAGAGAGGTGCAGAGCTCATCTGTGGCCTTCCATTCATATTATATGAAGCAAATAGCTCCTGCATTACAAGCAGCTTTAGACAAA gtTATTGTTCCCAAGTTACGTACTTCCCGATGGATTAGTACCTCAATTCCAGCTGAAAAGTGGGATACCCAACTTGCAAAATTCTCTTCGGCCAGCTATCACGTCAACAATCTTTTGAATCCAGTGCTGTTCCAGGAAGCTCTCCAGCATGTTCCTAGCAATGCAATTGTTATTGAAATATCACCTCATTGCCTCCTACAGGCAATTCTTAAAAGAACTTTGAACACCAAATGTGTTTTGGTTGGCTTGATGAAAAGGAAGCATGTTAACAACTTGGAATTCTTTTATTCAACGCTTGGAAA atgcTTCATGGCAGGGATGAACTTTAACCCACTGAAAGTATATTCACCAGTCTCCTATCCAGTGTCAAGAGGGACAGGCATGCTTAATTCCATTTTCAAATGGGAccatagtgaaacatgggctgtccCTACCAATGAACAGTTTCTAACTTCTGGTTCTGGTAAAGAAAACTGCTGTGTGATAGAATGTGATATATCTTCTGAAGAGGCTAAAGATTATTACCTTGTTGGTCACATAATTGATGGAAGAGTGCTATTTCCGGCTACAGGTTATCTGGTGTTGGCTTGGAGAGCCTTTGCAAAAATGTTAGCTGCTTTTTATGAGCAACTTCCTGTCCAGTTTGATAATATTACCATCCACCGTGCTACTATTTTACCTAATGCAG GCAAGCTGAAGTTTGAAGTGAGCATCATGCAAATAACTGGTGAATTTGAAATTGTTGAAAATGGCAATCTTGTTGCTAGTGGCAGAATAAGAGCTGTTCAAGACCTTCGCTCTGACATagcaaataatattaatactgaCTTACTTGATGTTTCTGAAGACCTTAACAAACTAGAAGTTTACAGAGTACTACACCTTCGAGGATATGACTATGGACCTACATTCCAAGGAATTCTTAAAACAAACAGTTTTG GAAATCAAGGTGTTTTATGTTGGAACAAGAACTGGGTAACTTTCTTGGATACCATGCTTCAGATGTCTGTATTAAGACTGCCTGGAAAAGGACTAAGACTGCCCACTAGGATCAAATCTGTTTACATAGATCCAACTTGTCATGATGACTGTTGCAGAGAGGTGAATGATGAAACAAAAG gcATCAAAGTTACTATTAATTCTGACATTGATACCTGCACTGCTGGTGGTGTAGAGATACTTGGTTTACATGCCACTGTGGCTCCACGACGGCAAATGCAATCTTCACCAATTCTGGAAACACACACTTTTGTGCCAAATATTATGGACTTGTCAAAAgttgacaaacaaatggattcaTATACAAAAATCTGTTCAAATCTATGTCAATCAATTTTGAAACGTATTCTTACGAGCACTAATGTACCCAACAGAAGTTTCTTGGAAACACAATTAAAAGATTTTAATGACTCTGTTCCAGATGTTGAATCAACTGACTTTTTAAAATCCCCACATAGTGGTCTGCTTCAGATGCTCATGAAAGTTCCAAACTCTTCATCACTCAAGTCTGATAATTTAGAACATCTTTTAAGTTCTTTTGAATCTGAATTATCTGCTGACCAACTGTTAACTTATGTCTATAATCAAGGTGCATTGAAGAGCTGTTTAGACACTGTACTTGAGAATCTGTTCAAGAACAAAATCAAAGTTGTTGAAATTGATGCTACACAGAAAAATTTCAGTCAaagaattatttcttcttttcagtCTCATCCCATAGTGACAACTGATTACATTAGAACGGTTTCTGAAGGTGAAATGGACGTAGATAGTGAAGTTACTGGCATTCCCATTTTGCGATGGGATCCTGCAAACCCATCTTCagatattttgtccaatgctgATTTAGTTATCGCTAGTAATGTTCTACACAAATACAAGGATATCAATCAGGTCATGGCGAACATCTGTCATGTTCTGAACAGTGGTAAATTTTTGCTTTTGGAAGAAGCTACACAATATTCTGAAATCTTCACATGTCTTGAAATGCTTTCAAAAGATTATTCTTCAGTTACTAGCTCTAGACCAAACTTTTTCCTTACTAATGAAGACCTGAAAGAATGTATTAAAAATGCTGAACTGGAAATAGTGTGCCATTTTACTGGACCAATCTCAGATATGTATTTACTACGGAAAAAAGTAAAACCATTGGTTTGTCAAAAACTAGTCATTGATGACCTTGAAGGAAGTTGGTTTAATGATTTGAAGAACTTATTTCTGAAGTGTTCCACTGAGGATAGTTTTGATCGTCTTTGGCTTGTATCATCATCTACACCATTAAATGGTATATTAGGCCTTGTGAATTGTCTTGTAAAAGAGGACAGTAGCAATAAAATCAG gTGTATATTTAATGCTTCTCTGGCTGGTACTCAACTTCATCTGACTGATGACCTTTTCGAGAAACTCCAATCAACAGATCTTTTGATGAATGTTTTCAGAGATGGTCAATGGGGATCTATGAGACATTTACCTTTCCTCTCTG GTTTGGCACAAATTTCAGAATCaaatcatgcatacataaacgttATGACTCGTGGTGACTTGTCAAGCCTTCGATGGATTGAATCCTCACTGAAGTACTTTAACACAAAACTGTCTCCAAACAAGCAACTTTGTACAGTTTATTATGCTTCACTCAACTTCAGAGATATTATGCTAGCTTCTGGCAAGTTGCCGCCAGATGCTATTCCTGGAAATTTGGCTGACCAAGATTGCCTTTTGGGGATTGAATTTTCTGGAAAGAGCCCACAGGGCAAAAGGATCATGGGATTGTTGTCTGCCAAG GGATTAGCCACCTCTGTTGATGCTGACAGGGATTTCTTGTGGGAAATTCCTAACTCCTGGACCCTTGAGGAAGCAGCAAGTGTTCCTGTTGTTTATTCCACAGTATATTATGCTCTAGTAGTCAGAGGCCAAATTAAAAAAGGCGACTCCATTCTTATTCATTCTGGCAGTGGAGGTGTTGGCCAAGCTGCAATTTCTGTGGCACATTTCTTTGAATGTGAAATTTATACAACTGTAGGAAccgaagagaagaagaaatattTGCAAGAGCGCTTTCCTTTCCTGAAAGATAAGCACTTCAGTAATTCCCGAGATACATCCTTCGAGGTTGATATTCTGCGAGTGACCAATGGTAGAGGTGTTGATGTTGTTCTCAATTCTCTTGCTGATGAAAAACTCCAAGCAAGTTTAAGAGTGTTGGCCAATCATGGACGCTTTTTGGAGATTGGCAAAGTTGATTTATCAAAGAACACACCATTAg gtATGTCAATATTTCTGAAGAATATTACTTTCCATGGAATCCTTTTGGATGCCTTATTTGAACCTGGAAACAAAGACTGGAAGAAAGTAGCAAATCTTttggcaaaaggaattaaatCTGGGGCTGTGAAGCCATTGAAAACAACAGTCTTTGATAAAACTGATGTGGAAGCAGCTTTCCGATATATGGCTCAGGGCAAGCACATTGGAAAAGTTCTAATTAAA ATTAGAGATGAAGCAACAGAAGTTGAGGGCAGTCATCCAACTGTGGTGCGCGTTCCAGCTATTTCAAAAACTGTGTGTAATCCTAATAAGTGTTATATTATCACTGGTGGTTTGGGTGGGTTTGGACTCGAGCTGGCTGAATGGTTAATTGAAAGGGGTGCTTATAAACTAGTACTTACCTCTCGTTCTGGTATTAAAACTGGATACCAAGCCCGTAAAGTGCGACTTTGGAAGGAAAAAGGCATAAACGTGCAGGTGTCTGTGAGGAACATTGTGAAGTTAGAAGAGACTTCAATGCTGATGAAAGAAGCTAATAAAATTGGACCAGTTGGAGGCATTTTCCATTTGGCAATG GTTCTGAGTGATTCTTTAATGGAAGAGCAAACAATTGAAAGTTATCAGAAAGTTTTTGCTCCCAAAGTGATAGGCACCAAACATTTGGATCAGGCATCACGAGAACTTTGCAAATCAAGTTTAGAATGGTTTGTAGTGTTCTCCTCTGTCAGTTGTGGTCGTGGAAATATGGGGCAATCCAATTATGGCTTTGCTAATTCTGTTATGGAAAGAATCTGTGAAAAACGACATATGGACAATCTTCCAG GTTTGGCCATCCAGTGGGGAGCTATTGGTGATGTAGGAATCGTAATTTCTTCTATGGGAGACAATGATACTGTAATTGGAGGTACTTTGCCTCAGCGGTTAAACTCTTGTTTCACAGTTCTTGAGAAATTCCTCAATCAATCGCATCCAGTTGTTTCCAGTTATGTTCTTGCTGAAAGAAATGTTTCAAATGATTCCCAAGGAGACAGTAAAGCAAACTTCGTGGAATCTGTCAAAAATATTCTTG GTATCAAAGATCTGAGCATGATCAAGTCTACAACAACATTAGCAGACCTTGGTCTAGATTCACTGATGGGAGTGGAGATTAAACAACTACTAGAAAGAGATTATGATCTTAACTTATCTACACGAGAAATTCGACAGTTGACAATGAAAAAGATTCAAGAAATAAGTGGCTGTGGCTCccagtcaccatcaccatcattccaACAGCCTCTTCTTACCAATGGCATAACTCTTTATAACCTCAACCAAATCATTCCtttacaaaatattatttcaCTCAATTCAGTCAAATCTGATGAACGGCCTTTCTTCATTATTCATCCCCTTGAAG GTTCTGCTCATTGTCTTAAGGTTCTTGCATCATATCTTAAAATTCCTGTGTATGGTCTTCAGTGTACTGCCACAACACCTCTAGAGTCCATTGAATCATTAGCTTCCTATTACCTACAG aaaatttatgaAGTTCAACCGAAAGGACCTTACCGAATTGGTGGTTATTCTTTTGGTGCTGGTCTAGCAACAGAGATTGTTATACAGATTGAAGCTtcaaaagaaaaagtagaaaactTAGTGCTTCTTGATGGTTCCCATAACTATGTTGCTGCTCATACCTTCAGCCACAGAGTGAAAACATCTCAGCTGAACCTCTTAGAATCACAAGCTATGGTGGCTTTCTCTAGACAATTTATAGAAGTTCCTTATCAAACA CTGATTGACCACTTAGTTGTATTGAACAACTTCGAAGAACGGGCAAAGAAAATAGTTGACTTGATCCTGTTGCACAATCCCTTAGTAAAGCACAGGGATGAGATGATATTTGCTGCCAATGTTTTCCATCAGCTTCTCTTGATTGCTGAAGCCTACAAGCCCAGCTGTAAGATCAACACCAGCGTGAAGCTTTACAGAGCAAAGGACACAACTCATGAGTTTACAAGACTTGGAAATGATTATGGAGTGAAGGCC GTGTGTTCCGGAGACCTGTCTGTTGATGTGATGGAAGGCAACCACGAATCTTTCATCCTGGGAGAAAATGCTGCTGTTCTTGGAGATCTTATTAACAAAATTTATGTCTCCAGTCTCTAG